Within the Gadus chalcogrammus isolate NIFS_2021 chromosome 15, NIFS_Gcha_1.0, whole genome shotgun sequence genome, the region CCACAGTTCTGCTAATTGTCTGTTCTCTAGAATCGGCTTTGTCATGACATTATCCATGTTTCATAACTGACTTTCATCAAAAACCCTACATCTACAACAAGTTTAAACATTTACGAACGTTTAAATCTTTTAAATTCAACACAGTATATTGTTGCAGCagtattgtgttttttgtggCACTTACTGCTCACTGTCCAACATTCATGTACTTTATCCCAAAGCACTCGCGTCAAAGTGCAAAATCACAGTTTTTCCAACCCTCAACAACTTATCGATCAAAGCAAACCATCAAGAACCCCCACGATCACACCATTGgataaaatgtacaaaaaatgAACTCATCTCTCTGACAGTCAACGCCATGAGCGCCGTATTAAACCGAAGCATATCGGTAGAAAAAAAACTGTAGTCAGCGCCACAATTAAAAAGAATACAGACGATAACACCGGAGAAGTGGAATCACCGCTGGCGGCGAGGTAAAGGCGGGGCGGATGGCCGCCGGGGAACGGCGCGCGTTGGACAGGATATGTAGCGCTCATGTATCACGGGCTCCTGATTCCTGGAAGAGCACAACAAAGAGGGTAGAGGAAGTCATTAGGCTGACCGTTGTTGGATTCTGGAACGGTTTGAGTCTTCAGTCGTTCAGGGTTTCTCACTTGGGAGTAGGCTACTGTTTGCACGGGGCTGATTGGATGATTTCTAAAAAACAAACCATGGGGTTCAAACACCTGCCTTTCTGCTAGTAGCCTACCCAGCACGTTACTATCCTGCACCAAACGAACACCACGCTGCCTGCACTATGTAACATATGTAAGGGAATTTATCGTACGTATGTTTCGGACTATTCCATTTTTGTATTCCATGATGAAATCATTATGACTACCTCAATTTCTAAATGATCATGTTCCACTGTCTCGCAGTGGGTATGTACCCATGGTGCATCCTGATGGTAAATGTGGTTCCGTCGTAAGTCACGTCTGACAGGTGCCCACATTTATTTATCTGTGCTCATTGGAGCCTCAAAGCCCTCCAGAAATAACCCACAAACTCAGTCGACCGTCGTAAACAAATGCAAAAGCATTAGGGATGTGCAATATTTACTACATTTGAATTAAACAGGCATGATTAGTTCATGTTCATTCTTTCTTCCTCAGTTAAATGTACATTTTGGTTATCTCGTCCAATGTTCTCAAACACTCTCATGTGAATTTAACGAGAAGCTTTTATCTCTTCACACCCTATCACACTTTGGTTTCCTCCCCTATAGCTCGTTGAACTAAAAAACATGTCAACATTTCCTCTTTTATCATTTTATGTTATCTCACGAGCCAAGTCACTCTTGAATCTCCCTACTCTGCATCAATTCACCAAAGAGAAGCACAAACAGTTTAAAAAagatatatcccccccccccccccccccaacatgggAAGCTAGATTGCTGAAAATAAGAActtcccccggcccctgctGCACGGTCTGACAGCATCAGGTTGCAGCGCGGTGGACGCTCGGTGTCACGTTCGGCCTCCAATGAGAGCTGTAGTGTGAACTCAACCACACTGACCTCTGTGGGACCGGTGGAGGGAGGTGCGGCGGGGGTGGAGGGCTCCTGGAGGGGACGCGTGTGACCACATGGTGCGGCCGTggggggcgcggcggcggcggcaggatGTCCATGGTGTCCTGGagaccccccccaaaaaacgaacatgaaagaggaagagaaacgTTCAAGACTCCATGCTCGATGAAGCGCTCACACGGTGTCAGTTTTTGGTTTCGCTCTGACTTTTTAAAGATTTGACTGAAGTAAAATTGCGTTTAGGTTGTTACATCAACACCTCTGTACGTGTCATGTTGCTTCTTAGATGTTGGCCTGGAAAATTGTTGCCAGttcggaaacgcacacacatcagaGTCACCGACTAGCTATCCAACAAACCAAATGCATTCTATAACACTATCAGAAAGCGAATAACCGGGGTCTCCCCTGGTGATCCCTCCTACAGATATGGTCTGGTTTGGCTGATTGGAGTCATAGTAACCCAGACTCACCTCAAAGTCTGGTTCCGTCCCGCTGCTGGTGCTCAGGATGCTATGCGTGCTGAGTCTGTTACTCTCCGTGCCTGTGAAGGGAAACAACACTTGTGACAACGTGGATCGAATGGAGCGTTAAAAGGTTGGGTTTGTCATTATCATAGAGTCTAGTCTAAACTGTTTGTATCGACCTTGATCACAGTGAGCCCGAAGTGAGGGGTGGTTTCACAGGTCCACATTGTACAACACAGCCTCGTTTCCACTGAGCGGTGCGCTACGGTTTTGCGGTACGgttttccggcaccctttcagaccgCTTGGAACCCCAACGGAAGAGTACCGAAAATAGGACCCTACCCAACTTTTGGCGCCGTACTcgtctcgcagtactcctccgttggggtactgagatgCCTGcaagggtgccggcaagttcgagctacacacgccgtctgTTGATAGGTCAACAGAATCGCACTTCCGCGCGGCAGGGGGATGATGATAGACAAACACAttacccgcaaggtatttctggacaacggcgaaagctttgttGATTGAAGAAAATGTCGTGGGCCGTCCTTCGTTACGTCCTACATTCCtgctctttgttcattgtgtcgCATTCTTCTTTTACTTTAGATTTATTTGTAGGTTAgactgtgtcgggctgctatgagatCATGATGCCGCGGCTGCTATCGCCTTccggcttaaaccccgccctaccataagggtactgtcggcggtggatacgcgagccgtaactgagctgcgcTGAACCGCACCCTCACTACTCCACCAAGCCGCaccgaaccgacccgcacccgccGGTGGAAATGAGCCAATATATACCCCCTAATCCttaaccggggggggggggggggagacatcgAAGAGAAGGAACAGGGCTTGTACTTTTAGTAGCATCTGACTGATGAGGCAGTTCAGAGAAGACGAGCCATGAGGTGTCTTTAGGATAGCAGCTGGACTCACTCGAAGTGCTGGAGGTGCTCCCGGTCTTCCAGTTGCCTCTCTGAATTGAATGAGAcacgggggggggcggggcaatCGTCCGGGAGGAATAATCATACGAAGAATATTCAGCGGTGAGCTCAGGGTCGCCGACGGTACGGCTCTGGATCGGGGCTGTTATTTCAAGAACTTTAAGAAAAGGAAGAGAATAACATGAGCCTTATGTGCAATCGGAATCTAGGCCAGAATCAAAATCTAAATCTGAAGGTGAAACATGCTTACCAACATTCCTTTTGCCCGTCTTTTTCCTCTCCTTGTGTCGTCTGTTGATGCTCCTACGTAGCTTATCTAAATTTTCCTacggaaaaaaaagaataaaacagCGATATCACGTATAGCCCCACCAATATCTGTACGGATCACCAGATAGCCACCCGGTGGCGGTTTTAGGGGTGGGGCCACACGGGGCCTGGCCCCTGCTGAAATCTGATTGGCCCCTGACGTGCCCCTGTTCCGTCAATCAATTGACGAGCTGAACTACCGGAGAATCCAACGATCGTGCAATTCCACCCCCAAACTATCGGCGGCAGTAATGTGTCAATACAACTTAGGAgcagaaacccccccccccgtcaacaactcagcgcaaggccggTACGGCCCCTGAGTGTAGCATGTGGCCCCTTAATGGCCCCTGTTTCAGAAAAATCCTAGAACCGCCACTGGAGCCCCCAGAATCCCTGCTGCGGCCCTCGTactgtggctctgtgtgtgtccgccaTACCTGCTGGCACCTCAGGGAGTTGGAGCGCTCGTGCTCACTCTGCCATGCCTTGAACTCCTGGACCGCCTCGTTGACGCTGATGAGCTCCAGCTTGACCCTCTCCTGCAGGGCGATGAGCTGCCTCTGGCCCGGGGTCTTCATTCCACTGTACGCATCGAAGGTAGCAGAGGAGCACGGAGCATGCGTCCCTGGCTCAGCTACGAGGGAAATGAGGAGCCCGGCGTTAAGTGTCTCTCACACCAGCACTAGACCCGGCGCCATTGCACGGACGGTATCTGGACGGACCTCCGTATGCCTATAAGGACGCCATCGATTATATCCAGAGAAGGATAGTTAACATACCTCACCCAGATGTATTGATGTGACTCTGTTCATATTTACCtgcaggtctctctctcctcgttggTCTCGTCGGAGGAGTGATTTGGTGATCTGAGAACACTGTGGGAGGAAAAGAAGGGGAGGTTAAGGTCGGACACTCGCAGTGAATATCGGATGAAACTATAGTGGGCACGGAGAACGTTGTGCCCGACCTCTGGTGATGTAAGGCTTGTTGTCCGGTGACACTGAGCTTTCAGGTCGGGGCATGGGGGCTGGCGGTCGATTGATTGCTCTGATGTGATAGGTCGCGGTGTCGTCGACCATATGGTAGATATCCTCTTGAAAGGTGTTGTATAGGGGGCCATCCTCTAAATTGTATTGCTCCTgctccaggtcctcctcctcctcctccttctcctccctctcctcctgcttgaGTTGGGGTGCGTCGTTCTGCCGGACGTCCTTCGTGTCCTCGGTCTCACGGGGTTCCCACTCCTCTCGCCTTTGGCCCGCCCCTTGTTTTGCTGTTGGATACAACACAGTCACATTGTCTTCCCCAGCAGTGATCCGATGTAGCCCTGTGAGACCGTCCTGATCTCAGAGTTCACATTCGGTTTGTCTCTGCAGAGCCGTCTGGTCTCCTGCCCACTGAGAGTCCCTTCCAAAAAGTTTCGAGTTCGGAGTTTCAGCTCATGGCAAACCACGTGCAGTCCCCAAAATGTTCAAAGACTAACACGAAGTTGCAGGGAAGGCTGACACTCTCTCTTTTATCAGAGGAAGAGCGTCACTTAGTTAATTGTTTTTGATTGGCGTGGGTTTTTCTGACATTCATTGTGAAACACAAACTTTAATATCTGGATGTTCTCATGAGTTCCGATAAGATGCACTAAACATGGGGACTACCTAGGAAGAAGGTCCTGAGCATGGCCTCCTCCGGGTTCTGGTCCTCTTTGGTCATCACTTCGTCTAGAGGGGGACATCAGCTTGTCATCAGTGTTATGCTGTTCATCCATGTtcaatgtaacacacacacaccctgctcctttatcatcatcatcatcatcatcatcatcatcatcatcgtcatcgtcatcatcatcaccacaatcatcatcatcatgttgTTCAAGAGGAGAGCTTACACAAGTCTTCAGCACATTCCGGGTTAATGTCCAGCATGGACTCATAGATCTCCCCCGTATGCTCCGAGCACGTGAGGATGTCTTCTGAGCCGGGAGCCATCAGCATATATACTCCACTGCTGTCGTCATCCTGTGGGTCAGAACTGACCGTGTCTGCTGTCTGCTGAATAAATGAACAAAGAAACGGAAATGAATAAATGCAAAAGATTCATTGCTATGTAATATCTATGTAATATATATGTAATAGAAAAACCCAAAAGCTAGACTTGACTTAATTGATGAAAGGGGTGATACAAATAACGCTCTTCGCTAGAGTTAGGTTTTGGCCTAGAGCAGGGGTTAATGCACTTTTCGCGACTCTGTGAACTGATACTTTCGTTATAACAAAGAATCAGTTCACTGTTTCAGAGAACCCTGAGCATACCGGAATTGGTGATCCCTTTGTTCGAAAGATCTCCAGAGAGGGCTCAGAGTGTTCTGTGCGTTTCTGTGCGTTGTCAGACAGAGGCTCACCTCCAAATGGCTCGCAACACATCTCGGGTCCCGACCCGTGGTTTGAGGAACACTGGATGCTGTGATGTTAGAGAACATTGACACCGTGATACCACCCCGGTTTTGTGTCAAAAACGTACCACAAACTCGTCCATGAACCGCCGGAGATCGGTGAAGCCGCTGCGATCTGCTAGCTTGTTGGGATATTCCCCATGCCTGTTCATGACACTGATGGCCTGCAGCGCTCCGGGACAATGAAGGAGAGTCGTGGTCAGCTTCCTCAGGCCGTACTTGGCGGCAAAATGGAGAAGTGTGGGAAGGTCTTCGTTCCGCTGGTCTGAGGGGCGAGGAAAGGGTAAATGAGAGTGCATGGGTTTCACATCTCATTAGAGGCTACCGCTTGTTTAAAGAGTAATCAAACACTGACGATCAAAACCCAGGCACAGCCCCGTCTCTGGTCAGTCTTTTCAGCAACGTCTTCTTTTATATTTTAGTCGATGACCGCAAGCATGACAATAAGCTTTTAGTCTCGGCTTTGAATCGGCTTTGAAAAAGTCCCGTACTCACATGTTGACATATTGTCTGTTTCCACCTGTTCGATTCCAAAGAGCTGAAGTCCACCCAATGGCATTCTGGATTTTAACATGTCAGTGAGCATGTTGTCCACTGATTCGGTTTTATTGCACGTAATGTTGAATGCCtgcaaatacaaatgtattgaCGCGTCTTTGACCTTCTTTTCGGCTTGCATATTGATGTGGATTTTATGTTGTTACGGTAGAATCTTACCTGGCAGATGAACTCAATTGGAGAAGTCGCATTATTCAGGTAACGACTGACCGCGTCCATGTAGGTGTAGTAGGTTACAGTCGTCAAACTGACAGAAGAATGGTTCGCGAGCAAAGAAAGCGATACTTCTCCAGGAGGCATATCTGTGCATaacgaaaacacaaaaaacatggAGCATTACAGAAACAAAAAGCATCTGAAATGCTCCAGGCCATTAATATATAGGCTACCTACCAGGTGCTATAACACTTAATGTGTATTCATTCACTATGGTCGCTACAACATGCTGTGGAGATCCATGCTCAGAAGAGAACACCACCTCGGTCTTCGTTTCAATGTCCGCTTTATGCAGTAGAATGATGTACAGAGTTGTCCGCTCCTGGGAAAATAGATTTTTACAGTCTTGTTCAAACATAATTAGGAAAGGAACAGCGTGGTTTatcattaagcagacgcttttatacaaAACTTTATTCAAAACGATATGTTACGATCATTTTGACTGGTGCTGGTTTATAGATTAGCTGTGTAGATTGGGTTTATTTCGAGAGTTTGACgaagcttgtttttttttttacaaaccgcAATGTTTCTGATTAGCTAACCACACTTAAATGATAAGGTGTAGGTGGATAGTAAACAACTTACTATGGCTAGATCTTTATCGCATTTAATACTCTTATTATTTCCATTACACTATCCAACCAACCATCAATCCATTCCTACATGGTATTCCCATTCAGGGAGTCAGGGTAAAGCATGTGAAAACCAGGACAGGGATGCCAATAAATCATagactcacatacacactcgatTGGCTGAAACAGGCACCAACCCATACAAACATTGGACAGAGATACTAGCAGGCAGAACCCAAGGAAACTGAAATCAGGTAACAACTGCGCACTGCAACCCCATGGCAGGTCACAGATCGGTGTGTGATGATTATCAGCAATTGAAACCGACTGTAATCTCACCCCACAAGGAATCCTGTTTGGCTGGACGGTGAGGCACGTGGAGCACTGGACCGAGCTCTCATCCGGCTGCGCAGAATCCCCGGGGCTCGGGTCCACTATGAGGTCCGGTTCTGGTTCTTCTTCAGGTTCAGGTTCTGGGTCTGGttctggtactggtactggttcTCCTTCTTCTGCTGACAGGTACTCCTCAGCTTCAGTCTCCTCTGCGACCTCGCTGGCAGTCTGAGCGCACACCTCGTCGGATGCTTCTGGTGTTGCCTCCCTCTCACCGTCGACCTCTTCTTGTTGGTCTTTGAAGTAACAGTGACTGTGGTTACTGGTTAATATCCccttcagatacacacacatgacactcATAGAGAAACgttcatgcatgcacgcacgtacacacacacacacacacacacacacacacacacacacacacacacacacacacacacacacacacacacacacacacacacacacacagacacacacacacacacacacacacacacacacacacacacacacacacacacacacacacacacacacacacacacacaggaacactcTTAGacgcattcatgcacacacaaacacacacacacacacacacacacacacacacacacacacacacacacacacacacacacacacacacacacacacacacacacacacacacacacacacacacacacacatataaggtacagacacacaataacgcaatagcaaacacacagacacaggcacacacacacacacagacacacggacacacagacacacacggacacacacacacacacacacacacagacacatggacacacagacacacacggacacacacacacacacacacacacagacacacggacacacggacacacacatagacacagacacacacacacacacacacacacacacacacccactacacacacacacactacacacccactacacacacactacaccctCCCTGGGTCCCAGCGCCTGCCTACCGTCCTCCATGGCCGCCAGGACGGTCTGGATGTAGACGGCGGGCTCGTCATCGCTGTGCAGCTTGCTCCAGTCCTCCCAGTGGAGGAAGCTGCCCTCGGGCACCAGCTCCTCGGCCACGCCgcacagcagcaccaccacccggcgggggggctgcaggaggcGCTCCAGGGCCCAGAGCAGGTCCTCGTCCCCCAGCAGGTCCAGCAGGGCGGCggtcagcagcagcaccacgcaCTGGCTCCGGTGGAAGCGCTCCAGGTCGTAGCCGACGGGGCCGTCTCCCGGCGAGACGGCGTAGGACCGGACGGAGCCGTCGGGGAACGCCGCCATGGACCTGAGGATGGCGTCCAAGTACTCGGCCCACTCCTGGGCCTCGGGCGTGTGCAGGATCAACAGCTCGCAGCCGTCAGGGGGCGAGTCTGccggaggagcagaggaagttATTAACATCAGCACTGACTAATGTTTAACACCCGCCGACGCGGGTCAATAGTCCAGGACATGACACCCACGATGACATCCCACTGGTGACACATCGGCCCGTGGCCACCGGTGATGTGACGGCCATGTGATGTTTGGGATGGAACCGTTCCACAGTCACACCGTCAGCCCTTGCCCGTGCTACGGGATGCTACGTGCTACGGGATGCTACGACATCCCGTGCTACGGGATGTCGAGATGGGTGCGGTGGCAGAATGAATGGCCGCTCTCCGTGGCACGGCGAGCGCACCCTCTCTCCGTGGCACGGCGAGCGCACCCTCTCTCCGTGGCACGGCGAGCGCACCCTCTCTCCGTGGCACGGCGAGCGCACCCTCTCTCCGTGGCACGGCGAGCGCACCCTCTCTCCGTGGCACGGCGAGCGCACCCTCTCTCCGTGGCACGGCGAGCGCACCCGCTCTCCGTGGCACGGCGAGCGCACCCTCTCTCCGTGGCACGGCGAGCGCACCCTCTCTCCGTGGCACGGCGAGCGCACCCTCTCTCCGTGGCACGGCGGGGCACACCTCCTCTCCGTGGCACGGCGAGCGCACCCTCTCTCCGTGGCACGGCGGGGCACACCTCCTCTCCGTGGCACGGCGAGCGCACCCTCTCTCCGTGGCACGGCGAGCGCACCCTCTCTCCGTGGCACGGCGAGcgcaccctctctctgtcccccgccACAAAAagaccagaaaaaaaaaagaggaaaaaactgGGCAAACTTCACACTGTGTCAACACTACTCTGGGTGATTTAGTTTGACTCATTACACTGTTTAATCAGGTCGGAGTCACCCCCTCCTACTCCATACTGGGAAAGGACCCAGATCCAGTGGATCCAAGGGCCGTTCATTGGGTTCTGGACAAAGGGTCTCCTGGCGGTTTCGGGTGATTGAACCATACAGGAAGCCCACGCTCACTTCCTCTTTCAGTTTAGCTGTGTTACGCTCCCACAGCTGATAAAACAGCTAGCACCATTATTACCCAAACCGAATGACACACATTCATTTCACACTCAAAACGTCGAAACctaaaaaacatttaattggGTTGTTTTCCGTGTCATCGTTTGCTCAAATGTTCCATGTGTCACGGTTTAAGCATCAGGAAATTGTACTTCAACGTAAATCATTTGAGTAAAGGTGTCATTCTCGAAGTTCCAAACCTGAGGTGGCCTCCATAGCTGAGCAGTGTGGCCTTCGTGTCTGAAGTCCCCGCGAGACGCTGGTCCTCTGCGGCGGCAGCTCTGTCTCTGGTGGACTAGCACCCGGCGATGTGCTTCAGCGGACAACGTTCACGCCAATGAGCTCTGTCATATAAATAGCACCAGTTTCCTCATCAAGAGTATACTCGGCACCACTTCCTGAAAAGCTGTGAAAGTACAGCCCACAGGGCCGTCCTCAAGCACAGTGTTTGTATTACACCTGAAGCATGCTGGCTCGTCCAttctctgacctctctctggcacgcacacacacacacagacacacacacacacacacacacacacacacacagacgcgcatacacacacacacacacacacgcgcgcgcgcgcacacgcacacacacacacacacacacacacacacacacacacacacacaccattgacaTATAGCCACTTTTTGCGTATGTACAATGCATGTTCTCTTTCATTTCCTTAATAAGTGAAAATAGGTTCTTACATTTGCAGGCATGTAAACACAGACCACTCATTTctaatatattatttagattgtTCACTCATGACACAATCGTGGACAATTATCAATTGTAATGTAACTATAATTGCAGGCCTTCCTCTCTATAATTGTGTAACCTTCTGTGACCTCTGGCACCTGTTCCAAATAGCAACGGACACTTTACATATcctaccactagagggcagcatgCAATCAATTAAAAAATGGACGAGCGCTAAATTTGTCCCCCTCAGTTGAAAAATAAACACGGCAATAAACAGAGCATGCCTTGGTCTAGGACTGTGTGTTTAAGCAAGTCCAGCCTAGGGGTGGCCGGTAATAAATGCTTAAAATCGTCATAATTTATATCTAGCTATGAAGTTGCATGATTGTATTGATACCACTACTTGGCCAAATGCCAAGTAGGCTAACAGGGATTCCCCAGTCCATTTAAGGCAATTAGTACGGTAAACCGAGACAAAAACTGGCTATTATGTGTATTTAACTGTTTATTCTGAACAATCGCAGCAGAATTAGAATAATTTGTCAGGTTTGACCGTCTCCCACCAGTAATGTGCACTGTGAAACATTTAGCCGTTTAATGTAGCCTATGTCACCTTGCGGAAACACATTTTGATTCACAATCTCGAAaaaaaggttgttggttcaggATTATCAAAATAACCATATGTGGCGAATAGCGATGATTATTACTGGATTCAGTTCATTTGTATTTATGACCAAAACACCACAAATGTTCAAACCAAGGGTGAACATCGCCTGACAGAAAGGACCCTGACT harbors:
- the pik3ap1 gene encoding phosphoinositide 3-kinase adapter protein 1, which encodes MEATSDSPPDGCELLILHTPEAQEWAEYLDAILRSMAAFPDGSVRSYAVSPGDGPVGYDLERFHRSQCVVLLLTAALLDLLGDEDLLWALERLLQPPRRVVVLLCGVAEELVPEGSFLHWEDWSKLHSDDEPAVYIQTVLAAMEDDQQEEVDGEREATPEASDEVCAQTASEVAEETEAEEYLSAEEGEPVPVPEPDPEPEPEEEPEPDLIVDPSPGDSAQPDESSVQCSTCLTVQPNRIPCGERTTLYIILLHKADIETKTEVVFSSEHGSPQHVVATIVNEYTLSVIAPDMPPGEVSLSLLANHSSVSLTTVTYYTYMDAVSRYLNNATSPIEFICQAFNITCNKTESVDNMLTDMLKSRMPLGGLQLFGIEQVETDNMSTYQRNEDLPTLLHFAAKYGLRKLTTTLLHCPGALQAISVMNRHGEYPNKLADRSGFTDLRRFMDEFVQTADTVSSDPQDDDSSGVYMLMAPGSEDILTCSEHTGEIYESMLDINPECAEDLYEVMTKEDQNPEEAMLRTFFLAKQGAGQRREEWEPRETEDTKDVRQNDAPQLKQEEREEKEEEEEDLEQEQYNLEDGPLYNTFQEDIYHMVDDTATYHIRAINRPPAPMPRPESSVSPDNKPYITRVFSDHQITPPTRPTRRERPAAEPGTHAPCSSATFDAYSGMKTPGQRQLIALQERVKLELISVNEAVQEFKAWQSEHERSNSLRCQQENLDKLRRSINRRHKERKKTGKRNVVLEITAPIQSRTVGDPELTAEYSSYDYSSRTIAPPPPVSHSIQRGNWKTGSTSSTSSTESNRLSTHSILSTSSGTEPDFEDTMDILPPPPRPPRPHHVVTRVPSRSPPPPPHLPPPVPQRNQEPVIHERYISCPTRAVPRRPSAPPLPRRQR